DNA from Cytophagia bacterium CHB2:
CTCTGACCATATGATTCGTCGATTTTATCTTCACTGTTTTTCTCTCTGTGATGAACATGTTACAAGTTGATCACAATTTCCAAAGTTTTTGCCTTTCATGCAAGGGATAATCAGCGCACCAGAGGGCGGTGAGCAAAAAAAGTTTTTCTTGGAATTTTCGCGGAGATTCATTAAGAATGCCCGTTATTTTAGCAACGCTGTGGTGGGCAATGATTTGCGCTTGAACCGGGTTTCGCCGGAGAATGAAGCATGCGAGGCCGGAGAAAAGTTGTATGAAGAACTGGAAAACTCACATGTTCATAATCGGGCGGCAACAGGTTCAGTCGCGTAGCAACAAACGTTTCATGCAATCGTGAGATCACATGAGAAATTCCATCACAGTGCTGATAATTCTTGCCTCGACGTGCGCGCTTCCCGCTCCTTCGGCCCTTGCCCAGCTTCCGCAACAACAAAAAATTTCAATACCAGCAACCCCGGCTGATCATTTCATCACCAACGAAACGCAAAACGTACCCTTCTACAAAAATCTCATTGCAGGCGCACGAGCAAGCGTCAACACATGGCAGCTTCCGGTGTTTGCTGCAAGCCTGCTGACCGAACGCCAGAAGGCCGGCCGTGGTTTACCCATGCCGCCGCTGGCTTTCGACCATGAGATTGCCGAAGAGTGGTCGCGCCGCGACGGCAGGGCGTCGTTGGGATCGCTTAGCCCCGGCTACTATCAAGCCTTAGCCGTGCGCGCCCGCCTGGCAGGAATGATTGTGCTCGATGCGCTTACCGGACACGATTACTCACCCTCGAGCTATGCTAAGCTGTTCCGCTTTCAACAGGCGTTTTATTTTAACACCGTCGTTACTCATCTCGCCAAACACAATTTCAACCGCTACCGTCCGGATGGCTCGGATACGCAGTCCTTCTTCTCCGGCCACACCTCCACCGTTTTTACCGCCTCGACTTTTCTTTATCTGGAAACACGCGATTTTATCGACGGCCAAGTTCGGCAAGGCCGCGACCTGCCGCTGCTGTCGCCAACGCAATGGAAGGCCGTCTCGTTCAGCGTTGCCTACGGCTGGGCGGCTTATGTCGGCTTTTCCCGCATTCACGACAACAAACACTATCTCAGCGACGTTTTGGTGGGCGCGGTGAGCGGCACGCTGGTGAGCTATCTGCTCTATCCCCATCCGGAGAAAAACGCGTTGTCCTCAAAATTCATGTTTGAAGTTCTGCCGCGCCGCCGCGGCCCGTCAATGGGAGTGCGTTACTCTTTTTGACTTCGGCATGTGCTTTATTGAAATTTGACCGGGTATAGCCTGCTTTTTCCGCGGGCGCTCGATTCCAATGAATCTACCTCTCCGATCTTTCAACCTCCCGCATGAAAGTTTTTCGAAGCATTGCATTGTCGCGTGGCCATGGCGATTTGACTTTGCCGCCGCCGCAATTTATATTCGACGCGCATTTTGGCATTCAGCATGCCGTAAGCTTTGTGTGTCGCCTCATGCCTTGTGGTTCCGGATTGCGTTTTCTGCGGACAACTTGCAGCGAGAGTAAATGACTTTAGCATATTTTAACAACCTTGCTGATGCCTCTGCTCTTGCCGAGCTTCTCCGCTGCTGCGGCGCGACGCGCTGGGCAGAGATGATGGCACAGCGCCGGCCGTTTAACAGTGAAGCCGAGCTTTTTGCTGTTGCTGAAGAGATTTGGCAAAGCCTTGCGCCGCAGGATTGGCGCGAAGCATTTTCGCATCATCCCAAAATCGGCGATTTAACCAGCCTGCGTGCGAAATTCACGAGCACGCGGCAATGGTCGGAGGGCGAGCAAGCGGGCGTGGCAGGCGCTGCAGAAGACATTCTTCATGCGCTGGCAGACGGCAACGAAGCTTACGAAAAAAAGTTCGGATTTATCTTCATCGTTTGCGCCACCGGCAAAAGCGCAGGCGAGATGTTGGCGTTGTTGCAACAACGTTTGCCGAATGATCCGGAGCTTGAAGTGAAAATCGCGGCAGCGGAGCAAGCTAAGATCACCAAAATTCGACTGGAAAAGCTTTTGGCGGTCTAACCCGCGATCACCTTCAATTGAATGAATGACCTACGTTGTCATGGAAGGAATCCTGTGAAGCACTTGATACTCTGTTTGCAACTTCACAAGATCCTTGCAGGATGACAGGGTGAGAATGAATGTACTTCTTCGAGGCAACAGTGTACGAGTGAAATTTTAAAGTATGGATTCTGCTCTCGATTGGTCAAGAGAGCCAAATCAGCCATCATCAAAAACCAAGGTTCCTTATACCATGAAAACTTCCCTCACGCCGGAGTCTTTGCCGGCGATTTTCGGTGAATTGCAACAAGCCAACGAGGCATTTACCAAACACTACCCTGGCGAGTCCGGTGTGCGCCAGCCGGTGCACACGGTTTATGGCGGCGCGCAATTATTCAAGGCTGATGCCGCGCCCAAGCTGGGCATGGTGGCTTTGCGCACGTTGCAGGAGTATGCCCCGGACTTTGCGAGCTTTGCCAAAATTCTCGGACTCACCGGCGCCGAAAAATTGCCCGAGAGTCAAATTGAAACAAAAAACCTGCAACAACAGCTTCAGCAAGCCCCCGAGGCTGTGCGACAAAAGAACGCCGCAGCGTGGCTGGCCTACACCGTTTATGCGCGCGTGCTGGAAAAACTCAAGCGCGAGGCCGTGGAAGATTTGCGCATTGATTTTGAAGACGGCTATGGCAATCGCCCGAACGCCGAAGAAGACGGCCACGCGGTTGCCGCTGCGGAAGAAATGGCTGCCGGCATGCGCGCGGCGACATTACCGCCATTTATCGGCATTCGCATCAAGCCGCTTACGGAAGAACTGAGAAACCGCAGCCTACGCACGCTGGATTTGTTCATCACGACGTTGCTCTCAAAAGCAGGAGGGAGGCTGCCGGATAATTTCGTTGTGACATTGCCGAAGATTACCGTAGCGGAGCAGGTGTCTGCGTTGGTGCGCGCGCTGCAATGGCTCGAAGCGGCCAACGGCCTGCCGGCCGGCGCGCTCAAGCTCGAAATTATGGTGGAAACCACGCAAGCGATGATCAACTCTCGCGGTGTGTGCAGTTTACCGGCGTTCGTGGCCGCGGCAGAAGGCCGTTGCGTGGCCGCGCATTTTGGCGTTTATGATTACACCGCGGCGTGCAACATCACCGCGCTTTATCAAAGTATGGATCACGCCTCCTGTGATTTTGCGCGACACATGATGACAGTGGCCCTGGGCGGCACCGGCATTTGGTTGTCTGACGGCGCAACCAATGTCATGCCTGTCGGGCCGCATCGCGCAGCAGCCGGCAGCACGTTAACCGAGGCGCAGCAACGCGAGAATCAGGCGGCGGTGCATGCGGCTTGGCGTTTGGGTTATCGCCACATCGAGCATTCGCTCAAACACGGCTTTTATCAAGGCTGGGATTTGCATCCCTCGCAAATTCCCATTCGATATGCAGCAGTGTACAATTTCTTTTTGGAAGGATTGGCTGCCGCCTCAGCGCGACTCAAAACGTTTGTGGAAAAAGCAGCGCAAGCCACGCTGCTCGGCGCGGTGTTTGACGATGCCGCCACCGGGCAGGGCTTGTTGAATTTCTTTCTGCGCGGCCTCAACTGCGGCGCAATTACTGAAGAGGAAGCGCTGGCCACCGGCTTGACGTTGGAAGAGATTCGCGGCAAATCATTTGTGAAAATTTTGAAAGCGCGGCAAAAGGCGTGAGGCTCGTGGGTGGTAGATAGTAGATTCTTTAGAGTTAAATCTGGCTTTTTGAGCAAACATTTCTAAACCGCAAATCAACGCTAATGAAAGCTAATATTTTCATTCGCGCTTATTCGCGGTTGCCTTGTTTGATTCCGGCTCGTTCGGGTTATGGTGTTGGTCGTAGGTTATTTTCTTTTTGTTACTGGCAACAAATCGAGTTGATCACCTTTCTCCAAGCAGTGAATGTTTTGACCGGGCAATTCCGCAATTCGCAATCATCAATCCGCAATCGGAAGAGCAACCATGAAAAGTCCCATCACAACTCATGTACTTGATCTCTCGCAAGGCCGACCCGCAGCCGGGGTTATTGTGACGTTAGCGCAGCGCACGGAGTTCGACGAGTGGCAGGAACTCGCGTGCGGCACGACGAATGACGACGGCCGCATCAGTGATTTGATGCCGGCAAACACGCCGCTAGTTGCGGGCGTGTATCGTCTCACCTTTGAAACCGGCGATTACTTCAGCGGCCTGGGCATCGAGAGTTTTTATCCCTTTGCCGCCATCATTTTTGAAGTGAAAAACACCGAACAGCATTATCATGTTCCGCTGTTGCTGAGTCCGTTTGGGTATTCGACGTATCGGGGGAGTTGAGTGTGTGAGACAATAGAAACAAGAACTTGCTTGCTAGACGAAATTTACCGATTACCTGCAAACTGAAGAAACATAAATTGTCGGTCAAGAAGATTTGCCCGGAGATCAAATGACATGAAAATAAAGTCATTGTTCAAATATACGGCCTTGAATAGCGGCGATCCTGAAAATTTAAGAAGAGGTGAACGCATATTTCTTAGCACCTGAGTTTTGTTTGACTTCGAATGGAATATCCTTTTGCTAGCAAGTTGCTTTGAAGTGCATATCAAAGAAGCTCGGAGCAACGAGCCAGAATTTGACTTGAAAATCGATTTAACTATCAGTCCAAGTTTCAAGTTGATGAACGAGGGCTGCATGATTCTCAGTCCATCTACTACCTGCCCCAAGAAACTGCCATTGCCAGCCAACCCCCTGTCGATTTTTCCCTCCCTCGAACGACTATTAAGCAAAATCAGCCAGTACGAATGGCTAAAAGTTGTGACATAATGTTGTCACAAGGTGTTTTTATATTAACTCCCCCAGCGTGATAAAAATTGTAGTGAGTGTATGTTTTTCAAAATCTTAGAGAGAAAAATCATGCGCCCTTCTACTCACAAAGCATTATTGGTAATCGCCGATATTAGCGGATTCACCCAGTTCATGAAGTCGCATGCGAA
Protein-coding regions in this window:
- the uraH gene encoding hydroxyisourate hydrolase, whose translation is MKSPITTHVLDLSQGRPAAGVIVTLAQRTEFDEWQELACGTTNDDGRISDLMPANTPLVAGVYRLTFETGDYFSGLGIESFYPFAAIIFEVKNTEQHYHVPLLLSPFGYSTYRGS
- a CDS encoding phosphatase PAP2 family protein; translated protein: MRNSITVLIILASTCALPAPSALAQLPQQQKISIPATPADHFITNETQNVPFYKNLIAGARASVNTWQLPVFAASLLTERQKAGRGLPMPPLAFDHEIAEEWSRRDGRASLGSLSPGYYQALAVRARLAGMIVLDALTGHDYSPSSYAKLFRFQQAFYFNTVVTHLAKHNFNRYRPDGSDTQSFFSGHTSTVFTASTFLYLETRDFIDGQVRQGRDLPLLSPTQWKAVSFSVAYGWAAYVGFSRIHDNKHYLSDVLVGAVSGTLVSYLLYPHPEKNALSSKFMFEVLPRRRGPSMGVRYSF
- the uraD gene encoding 2-oxo-4-hydroxy-4-carboxy-5-ureidoimidazoline decarboxylase, with amino-acid sequence MTLAYFNNLADASALAELLRCCGATRWAEMMAQRRPFNSEAELFAVAEEIWQSLAPQDWREAFSHHPKIGDLTSLRAKFTSTRQWSEGEQAGVAGAAEDILHALADGNEAYEKKFGFIFIVCATGKSAGEMLALLQQRLPNDPELEVKIAAAEQAKITKIRLEKLLAV
- a CDS encoding phosphoenolpyruvate kinase, whose amino-acid sequence is MKTSLTPESLPAIFGELQQANEAFTKHYPGESGVRQPVHTVYGGAQLFKADAAPKLGMVALRTLQEYAPDFASFAKILGLTGAEKLPESQIETKNLQQQLQQAPEAVRQKNAAAWLAYTVYARVLEKLKREAVEDLRIDFEDGYGNRPNAEEDGHAVAAAEEMAAGMRAATLPPFIGIRIKPLTEELRNRSLRTLDLFITTLLSKAGGRLPDNFVVTLPKITVAEQVSALVRALQWLEAANGLPAGALKLEIMVETTQAMINSRGVCSLPAFVAAAEGRCVAAHFGVYDYTAACNITALYQSMDHASCDFARHMMTVALGGTGIWLSDGATNVMPVGPHRAAAGSTLTEAQQRENQAAVHAAWRLGYRHIEHSLKHGFYQGWDLHPSQIPIRYAAVYNFFLEGLAAASARLKTFVEKAAQATLLGAVFDDAATGQGLLNFFLRGLNCGAITEEEALATGLTLEEIRGKSFVKILKARQKA